The following are from one region of the Candidatus Equadaptatus faecalis genome:
- the miaA gene encoding tRNA (adenosine(37)-N6)-dimethylallyltransferase MiaA: MKTKLIAVIGQTAVGKTEFSLKLAEKLNAEIISVDSRQVYRHLNVGADKISAEIRAVIPHHLIDVAEPDEIFSAADFAALAQKAVEEIKNRNKTPLLVGGTPFYYKALLGTLHEDLPKDETLRKELEREIEEKGLAALHAELESVDPVSAARIHPNDPVRTMRAVEIYRLTGKPSSWWYEHQNRKEPPYDILYIGLTRDRDELYENIAKRVRQQFENGYPEEVRWLLEHGCDEKLPALQGFGYRELVNYLKGRCTYEEALEGDIRSTKAFSRRQMTWFKHFEPCVWYNLSEIKAEEVLLDAAAKCKTFLSEEQTCE; the protein is encoded by the coding sequence ATGAAAACGAAACTGATTGCCGTAATAGGGCAGACCGCCGTCGGCAAAACGGAATTCAGCCTTAAACTTGCCGAAAAACTGAACGCGGAAATAATATCCGTTGATTCGCGTCAGGTCTACAGGCATCTGAACGTCGGCGCGGACAAAATATCTGCCGAAATACGCGCTGTGATACCACACCATCTCATAGACGTAGCCGAGCCTGACGAGATTTTCTCGGCTGCAGATTTTGCGGCGCTTGCCCAAAAGGCAGTAGAAGAAATAAAAAATAGAAATAAAACGCCTCTGCTTGTCGGTGGAACTCCGTTTTATTACAAGGCGCTGCTGGGTACTCTGCACGAGGATTTGCCGAAAGACGAAACGTTAAGAAAAGAACTTGAACGCGAAATTGAAGAAAAAGGGCTTGCCGCGCTCCACGCGGAGCTTGAAAGCGTTGACCCTGTTTCTGCGGCAAGAATTCATCCCAACGACCCCGTACGCACTATGCGGGCGGTTGAAATATACCGCCTGACGGGAAAACCGTCCAGCTGGTGGTACGAACATCAGAACAGGAAAGAACCTCCGTACGACATACTGTATATCGGACTGACTCGCGACAGGGACGAGCTGTACGAGAACATAGCAAAACGCGTCAGACAGCAGTTTGAAAACGGTTATCCCGAAGAAGTCCGCTGGCTGCTTGAACACGGCTGCGACGAAAAACTGCCCGCACTTCAGGGCTTCGGCTACAGGGAACTTGTGAACTATCTTAAAGGCAGATGTACTTACGAAGAGGCTCTTGAAGGCGACATACGCTCGACAAAAGCCTTTTCGCGCAGGCAAATGACCTGGTTTAAGCATTTTGAGCCGTGCGTGTGGTACAATCTGTCTGAAATAAAAGCGGAAGAAGTCCTGCTTGACGCAGCCGCAAAATGCAAAACTTTTCTCTCGGAGGAACAGACATGCGAGTAA